Part of the Bernardetia sp. genome is shown below.
GAAGTTTCTTCAAAACTAAAAAACAAGTTTTCTTCATTTGCGTTTAGATTCTAATGAAAGGCAATAACGTCTTTTCTACATTATTTTTTCAACTTAAAAATTTAGATTTTATGGTAATGGATGCAGGTTACATTTTGATAATCATTGTAGGTCTGATAAGTATGGGCGTGCAATTTATGTTTAGAAATAGATTTAAAAAATATTCTCAAACTCCTTTGGCTTCTGGAATGAGTGGTGCAGAAGTAGCGCAAAGAATGCTCAACGATAATGGAATCGGAGGCGTAAAGATAATGAGTGTAGGAGGACAACTTACAGACCACTACAACCCCAGTGATAAAACGGTTAATTTGAGCGAAGCTGTTTTTCATGGGCGTAATGCTGCTGCCGTAGCTGTTGCTGCTCACGAATGTGGACACGCTATTCAAGATGCAAAAGCGTATGCGTTCTTAGGTTTTCGTTCTGCAATGGTGCCTGTTCTGAATATTACAAATCGTTTTACTCCTTTTTTATTGATGATTGGAATTGGCTTGCTGTTTTTTGCCAATATTCCGTATGTATTGGCTTTGGGTGTATTGGCTTTGGCTGTTTCTACACTTTTTAGTTTTATCACTTTGCCAGTAGAGTTTGATGCGAGTAGAAGAGCTTTAAAGTGGATAAAAGAAGAAAATATTGTCAATCCACAAGAATATTCAATGGCAAAAGGAGCTTTGTCTTGGGCTGCCATGACGTATGTAGTAGCTGCACTTTCATCACTTGCTACACTTCTTTATTATGCTTCGATGCTTTTGGGAAGAAGAGATTAGAAATAAATAAAGCAATAATACATATACTGGTTCAAGTAATGAGGCTTGAACCAGTTTTTTTATTTACCCAAAATTTTATTTACAATTTTAGTAGTAGAATATCCTTCTACGAGTTCGATGGTTTTGACTTCTCCTCCATTTTCTAATACTACATCTGCTCCTACAATATTTTCGATAGCATAATCATTTCCCTTTACTAAAACACTTGG
Proteins encoded:
- a CDS encoding zinc metallopeptidase; translation: MDAGYILIIIVGLISMGVQFMFRNRFKKYSQTPLASGMSGAEVAQRMLNDNGIGGVKIMSVGGQLTDHYNPSDKTVNLSEAVFHGRNAAAVAVAAHECGHAIQDAKAYAFLGFRSAMVPVLNITNRFTPFLLMIGIGLLFFANIPYVLALGVLALAVSTLFSFITLPVEFDASRRALKWIKEENIVNPQEYSMAKGALSWAAMTYVVAALSSLATLLYYASMLLGRRD